A DNA window from Pseudomonas sp. B21-056 contains the following coding sequences:
- a CDS encoding helix-turn-helix transcriptional regulator: MSRSHRLFDLLQVLRRYRGAVSGEVLASEAGVSLRTIRRDIATLQAMGADIEGAPGVGYMLRPGFLLPPLSFTSEELQALVAGAQWVSRQTDGALSLAAQNALAKIGGVLSSDMRSALDDDALYIARRREDLSGIDLIRVRQAINEQRKIRIMYTDQTGTPSERIIWPIMLGFVESRRFIAGWCELREDFRLFRTDRIVTADFLDDRYSRSRRQLVKEWRAQQNLRR; encoded by the coding sequence AAGTGCTTCGTCGATATCGTGGTGCGGTGTCAGGCGAAGTGCTTGCAAGCGAAGCCGGCGTGTCATTACGGACTATCCGTCGTGATATCGCCACACTCCAAGCGATGGGTGCAGACATTGAGGGAGCTCCGGGTGTCGGCTACATGCTACGCCCGGGGTTTCTTTTGCCTCCGTTGTCCTTTACAAGCGAAGAGCTGCAAGCACTTGTTGCTGGCGCACAATGGGTTAGCCGTCAAACAGACGGAGCCCTATCCCTTGCGGCTCAGAACGCACTCGCAAAGATCGGCGGGGTATTGTCTTCAGATATGAGGAGCGCACTGGATGATGATGCGCTCTATATAGCTCGCAGGAGAGAGGACCTATCTGGTATCGATTTAATACGGGTCAGACAAGCAATCAATGAGCAACGCAAAATACGCATCATGTATACGGACCAGACTGGAACACCGTCTGAACGAATTATCTGGCCCATCATGCTTGGTTTCGTCGAATCGCGTCGGTTCATCGCCGGGTGGTGTGAGCTTCGTGAGGACTTCCGCCTATTTCGAACTGACCGTATTGTTACCGCCGACTTCCTGGATGATCGATATTCTCGAAGTCGCCGGCAACTTGTTAAGGAATGGCGAGCTCAGCAAAACTTGAGGCGCTAG